In Armatimonadota bacterium, a single genomic region encodes these proteins:
- a CDS encoding peptidoglycan recognition family protein encodes MPIPFIGRRFRPAEFEAYLKTVTFTDFRPEFVTLHHTGAPSLATRPDGLTDQHLQNLLSYYQDQLGWSGAPHLFIDDRADGIIVFQRLDRRGVHAVSFNRNSWGIEMLGEYDSEEVNSGRGAIVRDHAVKAISLMNKRIGAAPESLKFHRDDPQTNKTCPGLKVQKADIVARVAGAMQTAPPPDMVSTSVPWKVYLSTGLEIRLVHMVSGRPTCRIRELLTLLRPDGTFSLNGSKTKVTWNTSTGNVKVINVAQIDEKGSPWGFLKEIAEAARYRYDVSGNRITLTKI; translated from the coding sequence ATGCCAATTCCCTTTATCGGTCGTCGATTCCGCCCCGCCGAATTCGAGGCGTATCTCAAGACCGTCACATTCACCGACTTTCGCCCGGAGTTTGTCACGTTACATCACACCGGAGCTCCTTCACTGGCCACACGCCCAGACGGGCTGACCGACCAGCACCTCCAAAACTTGTTGAGCTACTACCAAGACCAGCTCGGCTGGAGCGGCGCGCCGCACCTGTTCATCGACGATCGAGCCGATGGGATCATCGTCTTCCAGCGCCTCGATCGACGCGGAGTCCATGCCGTCAGTTTCAACCGCAACAGTTGGGGGATCGAGATGTTGGGCGAATACGATTCGGAAGAGGTCAATTCGGGGCGCGGTGCCATCGTCCGAGACCACGCCGTCAAAGCCATTTCGTTGATGAATAAGCGCATTGGAGCGGCGCCCGAAAGCTTAAAGTTCCACCGAGACGACCCTCAGACCAACAAGACGTGCCCTGGACTAAAGGTCCAGAAGGCAGACATCGTTGCTAGAGTCGCGGGCGCGATGCAAACGGCTCCTCCTCCAGACATGGTGAGCACATCGGTGCCATGGAAGGTGTATCTGAGTACGGGACTCGAAATTAGGCTCGTTCACATGGTTTCCGGAAGACCAACGTGCCGGATCAGGGAACTTCTGACACTTTTGCGTCCTGACGGCACTTTCTCCCTGAACGGGAGTAAGACCAAAGTGACGTGGAATACCAGCACTGGCAACGTCAAAGTGATTAATGTCGCTCAAATCGACGAGAAGGGAAGCCCATGGGGATTCCTCAAGGAGATCGCAGAAGCCGCCAGGTATCGATATGATGTCAGCGGAAACAGAATTACACTTACAAAGATTTGA
- a CDS encoding RNA polymerase sigma factor, which produces MIALALEIPKMSTAPKREDFERFIIPLLPRLNAFTRQLTGANNEIARDIAQEAIVKGFQSFMAGKLELSDRTMSWLATVARNEFLMMKRKDRRIVEFSDEEGGYEAQLPPHDGQRDADNSDTRAILQQALAELPEDQREVVELVDMNQFDYEEAADILGIPVGTVRSRLSRARLKLAARLHFMVNPV; this is translated from the coding sequence GTGATAGCCCTCGCCCTGGAAATACCGAAGATGAGTACAGCACCGAAAAGAGAAGACTTTGAACGCTTCATCATTCCCTTGCTGCCTCGACTAAACGCCTTCACTCGTCAGTTGACGGGAGCAAACAATGAGATCGCCAGAGACATTGCTCAAGAAGCCATCGTAAAAGGCTTCCAGAGTTTTATGGCGGGTAAGTTGGAACTCAGCGACCGCACCATGTCCTGGCTCGCCACCGTTGCTCGCAACGAGTTCCTGATGATGAAGCGCAAAGATCGCCGCATCGTCGAATTCTCGGATGAAGAAGGCGGCTATGAAGCCCAACTTCCGCCGCACGACGGTCAACGAGACGCCGATAACTCAGACACACGCGCGATTCTCCAACAAGCTCTCGCCGAACTTCCCGAAGACCAGCGTGAAGTTGTCGAACTAGTTGATATGAACCAGTTTGACTATGAAGAAGCCGCCGATATCCTCGGAATTCCCGTAGGAACTGTTCGTTCTCGCCTATCCCGCGCCCGCCTCAAACTTGCCGCCCGACTCCACTTTATGGTGAACCCCGTATGA
- a CDS encoding phytanoyl-CoA dioxygenase family protein — MEAATRSRLTSEQVEHFDKHGYSLFNQPVFEAAEFARLTAEFERCLEKYGAADLDTIHFREPVFLDFLMNDKVLDLVEPLIGPNIGIWSSHFICKEPRTGKATPWHEDSAYWNGRTSTMEGIVTVWLAIDRAFPENGSMGVVPGTHSGGFSEYQKVDGGTNIFETEVIGVDESKAVYFTLEPNECSLHEARIIHGAKANTSEFRRCGYTMRYFPTTTEVLPERNQGHKVWLARGKNLSKTKFENE, encoded by the coding sequence ATGGAAGCCGCCACCCGATCCCGACTCACCTCCGAGCAAGTCGAGCATTTTGACAAGCATGGCTACTCCCTCTTCAACCAGCCCGTTTTCGAAGCCGCCGAGTTCGCCCGCCTTACCGCCGAATTCGAACGGTGCCTCGAAAAGTACGGAGCCGCCGACCTAGACACCATCCATTTTCGCGAGCCCGTCTTTCTCGATTTCCTGATGAACGACAAGGTTCTCGATCTTGTCGAGCCCCTCATTGGCCCCAACATCGGTATCTGGAGCAGCCACTTCATCTGCAAAGAGCCGCGAACCGGCAAAGCAACCCCCTGGCATGAAGACTCCGCCTACTGGAACGGCCGAACCAGCACCATGGAGGGCATTGTCACCGTCTGGCTGGCCATCGACCGAGCCTTCCCCGAAAACGGCAGCATGGGCGTCGTCCCCGGCACCCACAGCGGAGGCTTCAGCGAATACCAAAAAGTCGACGGAGGCACCAACATCTTCGAAACCGAAGTCATTGGCGTGGATGAATCCAAGGCTGTTTACTTCACTCTCGAACCAAACGAGTGCTCGCTACACGAAGCCCGCATCATCCACGGAGCGAAAGCAAACACCAGCGAGTTCCGCCGCTGTGGATACACCATGCGCTACTTCCCAACCACCACCGAGGTGCTTCCAGAGCGAAACCAAGGCCACAAAGTCTGGCTAGCTAGAGGCAAAAACCTCTCTAAAACCAAGTTCGAGAACGAGTAA
- a CDS encoding YiiD C-terminal domain-containing protein, producing MAKLETALQNYLAENIPITSAMGIKVAVASPERVLLECPLEPNRNHRGTGFGGSIASIATLAGWAWIWVMMRERTIPPNIVISKSSIEYEQPVEGNFSAELRPPSDAQIKSFIDSFDRRGSARIELKVDVLCQGEEAALFTGVYVAVKS from the coding sequence ATGGCAAAGTTGGAGACCGCGCTACAGAACTATCTCGCCGAAAACATCCCCATCACATCCGCGATGGGGATCAAGGTTGCCGTTGCCTCGCCCGAGCGAGTCCTTCTGGAATGTCCGCTCGAGCCGAATCGAAACCACCGAGGAACCGGTTTCGGAGGCAGTATCGCCAGCATCGCGACCCTCGCCGGCTGGGCCTGGATCTGGGTGATGATGCGCGAGCGGACGATCCCGCCCAACATCGTGATCTCGAAAAGCAGCATCGAATATGAACAACCGGTTGAAGGGAACTTCAGCGCCGAACTCCGGCCTCCGTCCGATGCTCAGATCAAGTCATTTATCGACTCCTTCGATCGTCGAGGGTCAGCACGGATCGAGTTGAAAGTCGACGTGCTCTGCCAAGGCGAAGAGGCCGCGTTGTTCACCGGAGTCTACGTAGCGGTTAAGTCATAA
- a CDS encoding acetyl-CoA carboxylase biotin carboxyl carrier protein subunit yields the protein MGDHKKFQGHIDEVAKLISEYNLSEAELEVDDFKIVLRRQRPQVMVGTPAPQQFIEQAVEEAPPATIPASAPVQTGTPISSPMMGIYYASSSPSADPYVKEGDTITAGQVVGLIEAMKVFNEIQSTVSGTVKKIVAEGGAIVNPGDPLMFIG from the coding sequence ATGGGCGATCACAAAAAGTTTCAGGGGCATATCGACGAGGTTGCTAAACTGATCTCGGAATACAACCTGTCCGAAGCCGAGCTTGAGGTCGACGACTTCAAAATCGTCCTCCGTCGCCAGCGCCCGCAGGTGATGGTCGGAACTCCGGCTCCCCAGCAGTTCATCGAACAAGCCGTTGAAGAAGCTCCGCCCGCTACGATTCCGGCGTCGGCTCCCGTCCAAACCGGAACCCCGATCAGTAGCCCTATGATGGGAATCTATTACGCCTCCTCAAGCCCTTCGGCAGATCCTTATGTGAAGGAAGGTGACACGATCACTGCAGGTCAAGTTGTCGGCCTTATCGAGGCCATGAAGGTCTTCAACGAAATTCAATCCACCGTCAGCGGCACCGTCAAAAAGATCGTCGCCGAAGGCGGAGCCATCGTCAACCCCGGCGATCCCCTCATGTTCATCGGCTAA
- a CDS encoding Type 1 glutamine amidotransferase-like domain-containing protein: MIIASLLACKVGAFMLVGGGSTTPEMVAKFANLCGGWEAKIVVLGQTRQKPSDATSSRDFLLKQGFKNVELYDDSEFSLTRKRELAASVLSANGIWVPGGDQRLIVERLGADWGKNLFEKAIKNGTNWFGTSAGAMCVSDPMIRDEVTEPGFGLIDFLIDTHFVKRNREMRLKRAFFGGKAGMGIGLDEGEWIIIRNNQIEETKGSPRVLHREYASPLAP; encoded by the coding sequence ATGATAATTGCCTCTCTACTCGCATGTAAAGTCGGAGCGTTTATGCTCGTCGGCGGAGGCAGCACGACCCCCGAAATGGTCGCCAAGTTCGCCAACCTCTGCGGCGGCTGGGAAGCAAAAATCGTCGTTCTTGGTCAAACCCGCCAGAAACCAAGCGACGCCACAAGCAGCCGCGACTTCCTCCTCAAACAAGGTTTCAAGAACGTCGAACTCTACGACGATTCCGAATTCTCACTAACCCGCAAGCGAGAACTCGCCGCCTCCGTCCTTAGCGCCAACGGAATCTGGGTTCCCGGTGGTGACCAACGCCTCATCGTCGAGCGCCTCGGCGCCGACTGGGGCAAGAACCTATTTGAGAAAGCCATCAAGAACGGCACCAACTGGTTCGGAACCAGTGCCGGGGCCATGTGCGTCTCCGACCCCATGATCCGCGACGAAGTCACCGAACCCGGCTTCGGCCTGATCGACTTCCTCATCGACACCCACTTCGTCAAACGCAACCGCGAAATGCGCCTCAAACGCGCCTTTTTCGGCGGCAAAGCCGGAATGGGCATCGGCCTCGACGAAGGCGAATGGATCATCATCCGTAACAACCAAATCGAAGAAACCAAAGGCTCCCCAAGAGTGCTGCACAGGGAATATGCCTCTCCCCTTGCCCCCTGA
- a CDS encoding SDR family oxidoreductase — protein sequence MKALFIGGTGIISSASSPLAVKQGFELTLLNRGKSARPTPEGVEVIHGDINNLEETQKLLKGRKWDVVVNWINFVPSQIERDIELFRGKTNQYIFISSASAYQTPPASLPVRESTPLDNPYWEYSRNKIACEEALLKAYRDEKFPMTIVRPSHTYDKTLLPFDYGYTILDRMLKGKPVVVHGDGTSLWTLTHHTDFAKGFVGLMGHSAAIGEAFHITSDEWLTWNQIYDTVARAAGVEAKKVHVPSDILAVRDPNRGPGLLGDKSNSFILDNSKIKSLVPAFTCTTPFSRGAQEIVAHYTAPGVKGVVDPQKDALEDELCAEFAS from the coding sequence ATGAAAGCCCTCTTCATCGGCGGAACCGGGATCATCAGCTCCGCCAGCTCCCCCCTCGCCGTGAAGCAAGGCTTCGAACTCACCCTTCTCAACCGAGGAAAATCCGCCCGCCCGACCCCCGAAGGCGTCGAAGTCATCCACGGCGACATCAACAACCTCGAAGAAACCCAAAAACTCCTCAAAGGAAGAAAGTGGGACGTCGTCGTCAACTGGATCAACTTCGTTCCTAGCCAAATCGAACGCGACATCGAGCTCTTCCGAGGCAAAACCAACCAGTACATCTTCATCAGCAGCGCCAGCGCCTACCAAACCCCACCGGCCTCACTACCGGTAAGAGAATCCACCCCGCTCGATAACCCCTACTGGGAATACTCACGCAACAAAATCGCCTGCGAAGAAGCCCTGCTCAAGGCGTACCGCGATGAAAAATTCCCCATGACCATCGTGCGCCCATCGCACACCTACGACAAAACCCTCCTCCCGTTCGACTACGGATACACCATCCTCGACCGAATGCTGAAAGGTAAGCCGGTCGTCGTCCACGGCGACGGAACCAGCCTCTGGACCCTCACCCACCACACCGATTTCGCCAAAGGCTTCGTCGGACTCATGGGCCACTCCGCCGCCATCGGCGAGGCGTTCCACATCACCAGTGATGAATGGCTCACCTGGAACCAGATCTACGACACCGTCGCCCGGGCCGCCGGAGTCGAGGCCAAAAAAGTCCACGTCCCCTCCGACATCCTCGCCGTCCGCGACCCCAACCGAGGCCCCGGCCTCCTCGGCGACAAATCCAACAGCTTCATCCTGGATAACTCAAAGATCAAGTCCCTCGTCCCCGCCTTCACCTGCACCACCCCCTTCAGCCGAGGCGCCCAAGAAATCGTAGCCCACTACACCGCCCCCGGAGTCAAAGGCGTAGTCGACCCACAGAAGGACGCGTTAGAAGACGAGCTTTGCGCGGAGTTTGCGAGCTGA
- a CDS encoding PEP-CTERM sorting domain-containing protein — MKNLSLAGATLLLAASSQAQVVFDNIPSTLAGNYPSLGYQATQTAEFGNKITLAGSTRLATAATFTLSSWAKKSEWPTVGTATTFDHPLTLNIYAAGAGNTVGALLATKTQTFSILYRPEVFGFNGIAQNVTFDLSSLNLNYPDTFIYGLAYNTETWGANPIGAGGPYNSLNYAVINTAPTIGTDVDADDTYWNTQTAGNYTDGGVGGVGTFRRDTGWTGFTPMARFDSVPEPASMTALALGGLALLKRRKKA; from the coding sequence ATGAAAAACTTATCTTTAGCAGGCGCAACTTTGCTGTTGGCGGCTTCTTCTCAGGCGCAAGTTGTCTTTGACAACATTCCTTCGACACTGGCGGGTAACTATCCCAGCCTCGGTTACCAAGCGACACAAACCGCAGAGTTTGGCAACAAGATCACTTTGGCGGGTTCAACCCGGCTTGCAACGGCTGCTACGTTCACACTGAGCAGTTGGGCAAAGAAAAGCGAGTGGCCAACCGTTGGCACGGCAACGACGTTCGACCACCCTTTGACGCTCAACATTTACGCCGCTGGTGCGGGAAACACAGTTGGCGCATTGCTCGCTACGAAGACTCAAACCTTTAGCATCCTTTACCGACCAGAAGTTTTTGGCTTCAACGGCATTGCTCAGAACGTCACGTTTGACCTTTCCTCGCTCAACCTCAACTACCCAGATACTTTCATCTATGGACTGGCTTACAACACCGAAACTTGGGGGGCAAACCCAATCGGAGCGGGCGGTCCCTATAACTCACTAAACTATGCAGTGATCAACACGGCTCCAACAATTGGCACGGATGTTGACGCTGATGATACGTATTGGAACACTCAGACCGCTGGCAACTACACCGACGGTGGAGTTGGTGGAGTTGGCACGTTCCGACGCGATACTGGTTGGACCGGATTTACGCCGATGGCGCGATTCGACTCGGTTCCAGAACCAGCATCGATGACCGCCCTTGCGCTTGGTGGGCTAGCTCTTCTTAAGCGCCGCAAGAAGGCCTGA
- a CDS encoding sigma-70 family RNA polymerase sigma factor, translating into MLFGRRDYKKDSFEQQAERVFSSVFGTALRLTRSREEAEDLAQEAIVRAYEAYDRFDGTNFKAWILRITTNLYINKYRSRQRGPMMASLEDENVAEPMSTEAQIPDRQLFDGMVGAEVEKALKSVPDEFRLAVILSDVEEMSYQEIADATGVPIGTVRSRIARGRAMLRRSLESYALKEGFIKEGEDL; encoded by the coding sequence ATGCTCTTCGGGCGCCGAGACTACAAAAAGGACTCGTTCGAGCAGCAAGCCGAGCGAGTGTTCAGCTCCGTCTTCGGCACCGCCCTGCGCCTCACTCGAAGCCGCGAAGAAGCCGAAGACCTCGCCCAAGAAGCCATCGTCCGAGCCTACGAGGCCTACGACCGCTTCGACGGAACCAATTTCAAAGCGTGGATCCTGCGGATCACCACCAACCTCTACATCAACAAGTACCGATCCCGCCAACGCGGACCGATGATGGCATCGCTCGAAGACGAAAACGTCGCCGAGCCAATGTCAACCGAAGCCCAAATCCCCGACCGCCAACTGTTCGACGGAATGGTCGGAGCCGAGGTAGAAAAGGCCCTCAAGAGCGTCCCCGATGAATTCCGGCTCGCCGTCATCCTCAGCGATGTGGAAGAAATGAGCTACCAGGAAATCGCCGACGCAACCGGAGTTCCCATCGGCACGGTACGATCTCGAATTGCGCGAGGGCGAGCCATGCTCCGCCGCTCGCTCGAAAGTTATGCCCTCAAAGAGGGATTTATTAAGGAAGGCGAAGATCTATGA
- a CDS encoding alpha-amylase family glycosyl hydrolase has protein sequence MLLKARFFGVFVLAMFAQATLAQLSWLGGTTTFNMGSQIPTVGAYMQPFSSVTISTQTFPIAAGQSVVAVVTTNNWQTQTEIPLNFDGNVGNNTKWYGIVGPYPQGTNVQFYLRANGSGNTVQYDNNSGQNFQYTWRYSPAARRGAILQWFATDYKTMLKRLPEVVQAGYGSIYLPPPSKSGGGGFSAGYNPIDRFDLGDRLLSGTVKTRFGSTEELQDLIRAAKRFGLEVYCDLIINHNDNRASWAINRYPDMIPEDFHIRSSADTGNNEIDFNNAGPLSFSMLNHDLVGLADIAHENGNLTQTGVFNLPSFAEWNMWGKPWFVRQPTTPQYYPGGVPVKEDVREYLRRWCWWLSTVVGFDGFRVDALKHVNPRFMMKTQGQAGYDSNNSDLLPSIYAANPNAYIFSEVLSGDNYELREFAKTGTQLLDFPLKFKTASLFNSSGFGDLTQLANGFAIDGNTGLGFQNGGVDASLGVSFIQSHDDNAPVSNNLAHAFSLLRPGGSVVYYDGNNLNPSDYGQFPRPGRYDSLGNGSDYTLKMVDARNRFGRGTIFNRWTNDKLYIFERHVNGQATILVGMNIRGDLTSLTQTVNTAFAPGTVLEDLSGQQPNVTVNGSGQATITVPSNSTSTNSNNARGYVLYAPVSPKANGTPIVVSDAVTTVSYPETTITQPTGSFAQTAGTQTKRATVTGKSLNVNINTTADGNAAFVMLDNGKPGAWYTGLTNTLEGLTDGYVATTKLANGSFRLANFDISNLEDGLHVLKVRVFADTGSRPGVFSDFYYWFDVRRGLGTGWTIDGNLTEFGTEANWWQQRTPSSSSNRLDGLFISNDDQYLYIGLAGRVDPAEGMTNGMSLLIDPAVGSSGGITNLASLNDDSGPAPRLLSNTRLTVPSGFSAKLALSSFRHSVLSTSPESGINGLPTLPKTAGAEAGTWRIDPTRLSALIGVPSSIAIQPRTSPTGTLTGLEAAIPLRSIFRNGAVSGQAMGFLAYLGTTGEAGTTLLSTDPLRGSIGGRPEAVSWLSNQFLPTQSNVLNDPGTNLLTVPSFLSYQPMRASASPDIVIRTTSYDPATQTQTVGVRNNGTTTLSGPVWLVVTPGVKSTAQVVNRQGMTIYGTPKPYCLIRRTSLAPKQEQVFEVKFSNVNGSSPLATYAAMFGRGAL, from the coding sequence ATGTTGTTAAAGGCTCGGTTTTTTGGCGTTTTTGTGCTCGCTATGTTCGCGCAAGCGACACTCGCGCAGTTGTCGTGGTTAGGTGGAACAACCACCTTCAATATGGGCTCCCAAATCCCGACGGTTGGCGCCTACATGCAACCATTCTCGAGCGTCACAATCTCGACCCAAACCTTCCCAATCGCCGCCGGCCAAAGTGTCGTCGCCGTGGTCACGACCAACAACTGGCAGACGCAAACCGAGATTCCGCTCAACTTCGACGGCAACGTTGGCAACAACACCAAGTGGTACGGCATAGTCGGCCCTTATCCACAAGGAACCAACGTCCAGTTCTACCTTCGAGCAAACGGCTCCGGGAATACCGTTCAGTACGACAACAATAGTGGTCAAAACTTCCAATACACCTGGCGGTACTCCCCCGCGGCTCGACGCGGCGCGATCCTCCAGTGGTTCGCTACCGACTACAAAACGATGCTCAAACGACTTCCCGAAGTCGTGCAGGCTGGCTATGGTTCGATCTACCTACCACCGCCATCCAAGTCCGGCGGCGGAGGCTTTAGTGCCGGCTATAACCCGATTGATCGCTTTGACCTCGGCGATCGCCTGCTTAGCGGGACCGTCAAAACGAGATTTGGTAGCACCGAAGAGCTCCAAGACCTGATCCGAGCAGCAAAGCGTTTTGGTCTTGAAGTCTATTGCGACCTCATCATCAACCACAACGATAATCGCGCGAGCTGGGCGATCAACCGCTACCCAGACATGATCCCAGAGGATTTCCATATTCGAAGCAGCGCAGACACTGGGAACAACGAAATCGACTTTAACAACGCTGGGCCCCTGAGCTTTTCGATGCTCAACCATGACCTGGTTGGACTGGCAGACATCGCCCACGAAAACGGAAACCTAACGCAAACGGGTGTATTCAACCTTCCCAGTTTCGCTGAGTGGAACATGTGGGGCAAGCCATGGTTCGTGAGGCAACCGACAACGCCCCAGTACTATCCGGGAGGAGTACCGGTGAAGGAAGATGTCCGAGAATACTTGCGCCGCTGGTGCTGGTGGCTCAGCACGGTGGTTGGCTTCGATGGCTTCCGTGTGGATGCTTTGAAGCACGTCAATCCACGCTTCATGATGAAGACTCAGGGGCAAGCGGGTTACGATTCCAACAACTCTGATCTGCTGCCGTCGATCTATGCCGCGAATCCCAACGCCTACATTTTTAGCGAAGTTCTCTCCGGCGACAACTATGAGCTTCGTGAGTTTGCCAAGACCGGCACCCAGCTCCTCGACTTCCCGCTAAAATTCAAGACCGCCTCGCTGTTCAACTCAAGCGGATTTGGTGATCTGACTCAACTAGCGAACGGCTTCGCAATTGACGGGAACACCGGACTGGGTTTCCAGAATGGCGGGGTTGATGCGTCCCTTGGCGTCAGCTTCATCCAAAGCCACGATGACAACGCGCCAGTTTCTAACAACTTGGCCCATGCTTTCTCGCTCTTGCGCCCTGGCGGCTCGGTTGTTTACTACGACGGAAACAACTTGAATCCCTCTGACTACGGCCAGTTCCCCCGGCCGGGCCGGTACGATTCGCTTGGCAACGGCAGCGACTACACCCTGAAGATGGTCGATGCGCGAAATCGCTTCGGACGAGGCACGATCTTCAATCGCTGGACAAACGACAAACTCTACATCTTTGAGCGGCATGTGAACGGTCAAGCGACGATCCTGGTCGGCATGAATATCCGAGGCGATCTCACATCGCTTACTCAGACTGTGAACACCGCGTTTGCACCGGGAACGGTTTTGGAAGACTTGAGTGGTCAACAGCCGAATGTGACCGTCAACGGCTCGGGTCAAGCAACGATAACCGTCCCTTCAAACAGCACCTCGACCAACAGCAATAACGCTCGGGGCTACGTGCTCTATGCTCCGGTTTCGCCGAAGGCGAACGGTACACCGATTGTTGTGTCAGACGCGGTCACCACCGTTTCCTACCCAGAAACTACGATAACGCAACCAACGGGCTCGTTTGCCCAGACCGCGGGCACGCAGACCAAGCGGGCAACCGTCACTGGCAAGTCGCTCAACGTCAATATCAATACGACCGCCGATGGGAACGCTGCGTTCGTGATGCTGGACAATGGAAAGCCAGGAGCTTGGTACACCGGGCTCACGAACACTCTGGAAGGTCTCACCGATGGCTACGTCGCCACAACAAAGCTAGCGAACGGTAGCTTCCGGCTCGCAAACTTCGATATCTCAAATCTTGAGGATGGTCTGCACGTCCTCAAGGTCCGCGTGTTTGCCGACACTGGCAGCCGCCCCGGCGTATTCAGCGACTTTTACTACTGGTTCGATGTCCGTCGGGGACTGGGGACTGGCTGGACCATTGACGGAAACCTCACCGAATTCGGTACTGAGGCCAACTGGTGGCAGCAACGTACTCCTTCATCGAGCTCGAATCGTCTGGATGGGCTCTTCATTTCAAATGACGACCAGTACCTCTACATCGGGCTTGCTGGTCGAGTCGACCCAGCCGAGGGAATGACGAACGGAATGTCGTTGTTGATCGACCCTGCAGTCGGTTCAAGTGGAGGGATCACGAATCTTGCGTCTCTTAATGATGATAGTGGTCCGGCTCCGAGGCTTTTATCGAATACTCGCCTCACTGTTCCAAGTGGGTTCTCCGCAAAGTTGGCTCTATCCAGCTTCCGCCATAGTGTGCTAAGCACGTCGCCGGAATCGGGAATCAATGGGCTGCCCACGCTGCCGAAGACCGCCGGTGCCGAGGCGGGCACTTGGCGAATTGACCCCACTAGGCTGAGTGCGCTGATCGGAGTTCCTAGCAGTATCGCCATCCAACCGCGAACTTCACCTACGGGGACTCTCACCGGGCTTGAAGCAGCGATTCCGTTGCGATCAATCTTCCGCAACGGAGCAGTAAGTGGCCAGGCAATGGGCTTCCTAGCCTATCTTGGAACGACTGGAGAGGCAGGGACAACACTTCTTTCCACTGACCCTCTCCGGGGAAGTATCGGCGGACGGCCCGAAGCCGTGAGCTGGCTGTCGAACCAGTTCCTTCCGACCCAGTCAAATGTCTTGAATGACCCTGGTACAAACTTGTTGACGGTTCCGAGCTTCCTAAGCTACCAGCCGATGCGAGCAAGCGCGAGTCCTGACATTGTCATTAGAACCACGAGTTACGATCCCGCGACCCAAACTCAGACGGTCGGGGTTCGGAACAATGGAACAACCACCCTGTCTGGCCCGGTTTGGTTGGTGGTCACTCCTGGAGTAAAGAGCACGGCTCAAGTGGTGAATCGGCAGGGGATGACCATTTACGGAACGCCGAAGCCGTACTGCCTGATTCGCCGGACGAGCCTTGCTCCGAAGCAAGAGCAGGTGTTCGAGGTGAAGTTTAGCAACGTGAACGGAAGTTCGCCGCTGGCAACCTACGCTGCAATGTTTGGTAGAGGCGCGCTGTAG
- a CDS encoding NPCBM/NEW2 domain-containing protein, which yields MVAIGIASFLIANLQQKLETKLSDLKPVTQAAGTGQIEKNDAFSIGGVVLSEGMLFTPKNAGDNNEQKATLVYSIPANTTSFRAFFGIPDGYPTAWLSASLAVSVDGELVKLYEAQSDSKPIKIEIPTKGAKSLKLVFNGYSALGDSVFSSLASKPSEQIPKPAVDTTGLARVILTAPENGDKTKDKLVVKWDAISEAIAYGVEIVLVSNNSKTVPTRFLRSFTAKGTSFEWVFSEDVVSGEYQVSVIAFSKKGVLSRFSASKRFTVERRTATKPGNQ from the coding sequence ATGGTAGCCATCGGAATTGCGTCGTTTCTCATTGCGAATCTTCAGCAAAAGCTTGAGACAAAGTTATCCGATCTAAAACCGGTCACTCAAGCAGCCGGAACTGGGCAGATCGAAAAGAATGATGCCTTCTCGATCGGCGGAGTTGTCCTCTCCGAGGGAATGCTCTTTACACCAAAGAACGCTGGAGATAACAACGAGCAAAAGGCGACGCTGGTGTACTCAATCCCCGCCAATACAACTTCGTTTCGAGCCTTCTTCGGGATACCCGACGGCTATCCGACCGCATGGCTCTCAGCCAGCTTGGCGGTTTCGGTCGATGGTGAGCTCGTCAAGCTGTACGAAGCTCAATCAGATTCAAAGCCAATCAAGATAGAAATCCCAACCAAGGGCGCGAAGTCGCTCAAGTTGGTCTTCAACGGCTACTCTGCGCTGGGAGATAGCGTTTTTTCTTCGCTCGCGTCGAAGCCCTCCGAACAAATTCCAAAGCCGGCTGTGGATACAACTGGCCTCGCCCGAGTCATTCTCACGGCCCCGGAGAACGGTGACAAGACTAAAGATAAGCTTGTTGTTAAGTGGGATGCTATCTCTGAAGCAATCGCCTATGGTGTCGAAATAGTTTTGGTCTCTAACAACTCGAAGACGGTTCCGACTCGGTTTCTTCGATCCTTTACAGCCAAAGGAACTTCCTTTGAGTGGGTCTTTTCGGAGGATGTCGTATCTGGCGAGTACCAAGTCAGTGTGATTGCATTTAGCAAAAAGGGAGTTCTGAGTCGCTTCAGCGCGAGCAAGCGATTTACGGTGGAGCGAAGAACGGCTACAAAGCCCGGAAACCAATAA